Proteins encoded within one genomic window of Saccharopolyspora pogona:
- a CDS encoding HAD family hydrolase — protein sequence MVRWVVFDYGEVISRRTTALPAIAALLDADQPEFKEAYFAERFSYDWGRPDLEYWQAVAARLGKSVDAELSERLTRADVVGWSETVPESVQLLEDLHRQGVTMAVLSNAPSSFGRAAEQTNWARLFKHLIFSGDLRLAKPDAGIYRALLEALDAPAEECLFFDDRQENVDGASEAGLHAERWQGAEAARATLRTHGVLP from the coding sequence ATGGTGCGCTGGGTCGTGTTCGACTACGGCGAGGTGATCAGCCGACGCACGACGGCGCTGCCCGCGATCGCGGCGCTGCTCGACGCGGATCAACCGGAGTTCAAGGAGGCCTACTTCGCCGAGCGCTTCTCCTACGACTGGGGCCGCCCCGACCTGGAGTACTGGCAGGCGGTGGCGGCGAGGCTGGGCAAGAGCGTCGACGCCGAACTGTCCGAGCGGCTGACCCGCGCCGACGTCGTCGGCTGGTCGGAGACCGTGCCGGAATCCGTGCAGCTGCTGGAAGACCTGCACCGGCAAGGCGTCACGATGGCGGTGCTGTCCAACGCGCCGTCGTCGTTCGGGCGAGCGGCGGAGCAGACGAACTGGGCGCGGCTGTTCAAGCACCTGATCTTCTCGGGCGACCTGCGCCTGGCAAAGCCGGACGCGGGGATCTACCGGGCCCTGCTCGAAGCGCTCGACGCCCCGGCGGAGGAGTGCCTGTTCTTCGACGACCGCCAGGAGAACGTGGACGGAGCCAGCGAAGCGGGCCTCCACGCGGAGCGCTGGCAGGGCGCGGAAGCAGCCCGAGCCACCCTCCGAACCCACGGCGTCCTCCCCTGA
- a CDS encoding threonine aldolase family protein has translation MTNTAPIDLRSDTVTRPDEQMSAAMAAAEVGDDVLDHDPTMRALEERAAQLLGTTAALWVPSGTMGNLIALMLHLKRGDRFLAPRGSHVLHHELGSAAWLAGGMPDPLEWSAGPGRPTAKAVRAQANVAMGYDKLNTTLLCLENTHNGAGGAVIPLHEHAQLAAAARDSGLRVHLDGARVWNASVALGVPPAALTVGVDTVQACLSKGLGAPVGSVVAGSEDFVGEARRVRKMLGGGVRQGGVLAAAGLVALDRIDALAEDHENARALAEGLAEIGWDVTRPQTNIVLAAVPDVRLTVERLRAAGVQAVPMNGQVRFVTHRDVSTADIKEALHRISEARV, from the coding sequence GTGACCAACACGGCACCGATCGACCTCCGCTCCGACACGGTCACGCGTCCCGACGAGCAGATGTCCGCGGCCATGGCCGCCGCGGAAGTCGGCGACGACGTGCTAGACCACGACCCGACGATGCGCGCGCTCGAGGAACGTGCCGCGCAACTGCTCGGCACCACCGCAGCGCTGTGGGTGCCGAGCGGCACGATGGGCAACCTGATCGCGCTGATGCTGCACCTGAAACGCGGCGATCGGTTCCTCGCGCCGCGCGGCTCGCATGTGCTGCACCACGAGCTCGGCTCCGCCGCCTGGCTAGCCGGCGGCATGCCGGACCCGCTGGAGTGGAGCGCCGGCCCGGGACGCCCGACGGCCAAGGCGGTGCGGGCACAAGCCAACGTCGCCATGGGCTACGACAAGCTGAACACGACGCTGTTGTGCCTGGAGAACACGCACAACGGCGCGGGCGGCGCGGTGATCCCGCTGCACGAGCACGCCCAGCTGGCGGCGGCTGCGCGCGACAGCGGGCTGCGGGTCCACCTCGACGGCGCCCGGGTCTGGAACGCCTCGGTGGCGCTCGGCGTGCCGCCGGCCGCGCTGACCGTCGGCGTCGACACCGTGCAGGCCTGCCTGAGCAAGGGGCTCGGCGCCCCGGTCGGTTCCGTCGTCGCAGGTAGCGAGGACTTCGTCGGGGAAGCCCGTCGGGTGCGCAAGATGCTCGGCGGCGGGGTCCGGCAAGGCGGCGTGCTGGCGGCGGCCGGACTCGTCGCGCTGGACCGGATCGACGCGCTCGCCGAGGACCACGAGAACGCCCGCGCGCTCGCCGAAGGACTGGCCGAGATCGGCTGGGACGTCACCCGGCCGCAGACCAACATCGTTCTTGCGGCGGTTCCCGATGTGCGGCTGACCGTGGAACGCTTGCGCGCGGCCGGGGTGCAAGCGGTGCCGATGAACGGGCAGGTCCGGTTCGTGACGCACCGCGACGTATCCACGGCCGACATCAAGGAAGCGCTGCACCGGATCAGCGAAGCTCGGGTCTGA
- a CDS encoding SigE family RNA polymerase sigma factor, with amino-acid sequence MDQREEQEFAEYFVARREAVRRMAYMMCGDWHRADDLAQIAFIALHRHWRKVRDKGALDAYVRRTLTRAVIDESRRPWRRERAAEVLPDRPVDSPDVDNAVATKQTLLAGLRKVPPKQRAVLVLRFLEGLDVAGVAAVMRCSEGTVKSQCARGLAALREALGDELGDLRSA; translated from the coding sequence GTGGACCAGCGCGAAGAGCAGGAGTTCGCGGAGTACTTCGTGGCTCGGCGGGAGGCGGTGCGTCGAATGGCGTACATGATGTGCGGTGACTGGCACCGCGCGGACGATCTCGCCCAGATCGCCTTCATCGCGTTGCACCGGCATTGGCGCAAGGTTCGCGACAAGGGCGCGCTGGACGCGTACGTGCGCCGGACCTTGACCCGCGCGGTGATTGACGAGTCCCGGCGGCCGTGGCGGCGGGAGCGCGCCGCGGAGGTGCTGCCGGACCGCCCGGTGGATTCGCCGGACGTCGACAACGCGGTGGCGACCAAGCAGACCCTGCTCGCAGGCCTGCGGAAGGTCCCGCCGAAGCAGCGCGCGGTGCTGGTGCTGCGATTCCTGGAGGGGTTGGACGTCGCGGGGGTGGCGGCCGTCATGCGGTGCAGCGAGGGGACCGTGAAGAGCCAGTGCGCCCGGGGGCTGGCGGCGTTGCGGGAAGCGTTGGGCGACGAGCTCGGCGACCTGCGGTCGGCGTGA
- a CDS encoding DMT family transporter translates to MAWIILMVSGVFEAGWAISLKLSHGFSRLIPTVSFFVLAAVSFAGLAYAMRALPAGPAYAVWTGIGAALTAIAGMVWLGDGFSVLKLVSIVLIVAGVIGLNLAGVGH, encoded by the coding sequence ATGGCCTGGATCATTCTGATGGTGTCGGGAGTGTTCGAAGCGGGTTGGGCGATCTCGCTGAAGCTCTCGCACGGCTTCAGCCGCCTGATCCCGACGGTGTCCTTCTTCGTGCTGGCCGCCGTGAGCTTCGCGGGCCTGGCGTACGCGATGCGCGCGCTGCCCGCGGGCCCCGCCTACGCGGTGTGGACCGGCATCGGCGCCGCGCTGACGGCGATCGCGGGCATGGTCTGGCTGGGCGACGGCTTCTCGGTGTTGAAGCTGGTCTCGATCGTGCTGATCGTCGCCGGTGTGATCGGCCTGAACCTCGCCGGCGTCGGCCACTGA
- a CDS encoding TetR/AcrR family transcriptional regulator, producing MTAASTPKGARRRQALVVAAAQLLAEGGFDVVRHRAVAERAGLPLASTTYYFSSLDDLISAAVEYESRQELATGRARLDELAERPRSTEAVIELLLDLLLGTGSRDGGAEPVLLRYERLVGSPRRPYLAPLMRELSAELHQLLAEIFARSGMEVSRERLLELIALVDGAVVNALIESDPDPRAAARRMLGSQLG from the coding sequence ATGACAGCGGCCAGTACTCCGAAGGGTGCGCGGCGGCGGCAGGCCTTGGTGGTGGCTGCCGCGCAGCTGCTAGCCGAGGGCGGCTTCGACGTGGTGCGGCACCGCGCGGTCGCCGAACGCGCTGGCCTGCCGCTGGCGTCCACCACCTACTACTTCTCGTCCCTGGACGACCTGATCAGCGCCGCCGTCGAGTACGAGTCGAGGCAGGAGCTCGCCACCGGCCGGGCGCGGCTCGACGAACTCGCCGAGCGTCCCCGCAGCACCGAAGCCGTGATCGAGCTGCTGCTGGACCTGCTGCTGGGCACCGGGTCGCGGGACGGCGGCGCGGAGCCGGTGCTGCTGCGGTACGAGCGGCTGGTCGGCTCGCCGCGCCGCCCCTACCTGGCTCCGCTGATGCGCGAGCTCAGTGCCGAACTGCACCAGCTGCTGGCGGAGATCTTCGCCCGCAGCGGCATGGAGGTCAGCCGCGAGCGGCTGCTCGAACTGATCGCGCTGGTGGACGGCGCGGTGGTGAACGCGCTGATCGAGAGCGACCCCGATCCGCGCGCGGCGGCGCGCCGGATGTTGGGTTCTCAGCTGGGCTGA